Proteins co-encoded in one Hypanus sabinus isolate sHypSab1 chromosome 6, sHypSab1.hap1, whole genome shotgun sequence genomic window:
- the LOC132395807 gene encoding zinc finger protein 850-like has protein sequence MAHQRVHTGERPFTCSDCGKGFTCSSKLKVHQRVHTRERPFICSDCGKGFTCSSKLKVHQRIHTGERPFTCSDCGKGFTQLGNLQAHQSVHTGERPFTCSDCGKRFALSSQLKVHQRVHTGERPFTCLDCGKGFTQLASLRAHQSVHTGERPFICSDCGKGFTQSSQLKVHQRVHTGECPFTCSDCGKGFTESPQLKVHQRVHTGERPFTCSDCGKGFISSSQLKVHQRVHTGERPFTCSDCGKGFISSSQLKVHQRVHTGERPFTCSDCGKGFISSSQLKVHQRVHTGERPFTCSDCGKGFTSSYHLLRHQSVHTGEWPFTCSVCGKGFTSSYHLQKHQSTHTGKWPFTCSVCGKGFTHSSQLKVHQRVHTGERPFTCSDCGKGFTTLASLRAHQSVHTRERPFTCSICCKGFTRSSQLKVHERVHTGERPFTCLVCGKGFTCSSQLLRHQSVHTGEWPFICTVCGKGFTESSFLQRHQSVHTGKWQFTCSDCGKGFNRSSHLLTHQSVHTGKWPFTCSVCWKGFTQSSQLKVHERVHTGERPFTCSECGKQFTQSSTLMAHWSVHTGERPFTCSDCGKGFTSSSLLKVHQRVHTGERPFACSVCGKGFISSSQLKVHQRVHTGERPFICSECGKRFTQSPHLQAHWSVHTGEKSFTCSDCGRGFTSSSQLKVHQQVHTGSRPITCSDFGK, from the coding sequence atggctcaccagcgagttcacaccggggagcggccgttcacctgctcagactgtgggaagggattcacttgctcatctaaactgaaggtacatcagcgagttcacacccgggagcggccgttcatctgctcagactgtgggaagggattcacttgctcatctaaactgaaggtacatcagcgaattcacactggagagaggccattcacctgctctgactgtgggaagggattcacacagttaggtaacctacaagcacaccagtcagttcacactggggagaggccgttcacctgttcagactgtgggaagagatttgctTTGTCATCTCAactaaaggtacatcagcgagttcacactggggagaggccattcacttgcttagactgtgggaagggattcacacagttagctaGCCTAcgagcacaccagtcagttcacactggggagaggccattcatctgctcagactgtgggaagggattcactcagtcatctcaactgaaggtacatcagcgagttcacaccggagagtgcccattcacctgctcagactgtgggaagggattcactgaatcacctcaattgaaggtacatcagcgagttcacactggggagaggccattcacctgctcagactgtgggaagggattcatttcgtcatctcaactgaaggtacatcagcgagttcacactggggagaggccattcacctgctcagactgtgggaagggattcatttcgtcatctcaactgaaggtacatcagcgagttcacactggggagaggccgttcacctgctcagactgtgggaaaggatttatttcatcatctcaactgaaggtacatcagagagttcacactggggagaggccgttcacctgctcagactgtgggaaaggattcacttcgtcatatcacctactgagacaccagtcagttcacactggagagtggccattcacctgctcagtctgtgggaagggatttacttcgTCATATCACCTACAGAAACACCAGTCAACCCACACAGGGaaatggccattcacctgctcagtctgtggtaagggattcactcattcatctcaactgaaggtacatcagcgagttcacactggggagaggccgttcacttgctcagactgtgggaagggattcacaacGTTAGCGAGCTTAcgagcacaccagtcagttcacactcgtgagaggccattcacctgctcaatctgttgtaagggattcactcggtcatctcaactgaaggtacatgagcgagttcacaccggggagaggccattcacctgcttagtgtgtgggaaaggatttacttGCTCATCTcagctactgagacaccagtcagttcacacaggggagtggccattcatctgcacagtctgcgggaagggattcactgaatcatccttcctacagagacaccaatcagttcacacagggaaatggcagttcacctgctcagactgtgggaagggattcaatcggtcatctcacctactgacacaccagtcagttcacacagggaaatggccgttcacctgctcagtctgttggaagggattcactcagtcatctcaactgaaggtacatgagcgagttcacaccggggagaggccgttcacctgctcagagtgtgggaagcaattcactcaatcatccaccctaatggcacactggtcagttcacactggagagaggccgttcacctgctcagattgtgggaaaggattcacttcgtcatctctacttaaggtacatcagcgagttcacactggagagaggccattcgccTGCtcggtctgtgggaagggattcatttcgtcatctcaattgaaggtacatcagcgagttcacactggggagaggccatttatctgctcagagtgtgggaagagattcactcagtcaccccacctacaagcacactggtcagttcacactggggagaagtcgttcacctgctcagactgtgggaggggattcacttcgtcatctcaacttaaggtacatcagcaagttcacactgggtcgaggccgatcacctgctcagactttggGAAGTGA